Sequence from the Amaranthus tricolor cultivar Red isolate AtriRed21 chromosome 1, ASM2621246v1, whole genome shotgun sequence genome:
TGATAAAAAAGGTCTTGTGCGTCTTCAGGTACATTTTTTCTTATCATGTCCTGGGGgtgctccttgttcattgccAGTCCAAAGTTCAGATGTAGGACGAGAATGAGCGTAGATTTGTCATTTGTGTCGATTAGCTCAGTGAAACCTAGTCACATCCTAGATGTAGGACAAGAGTGAGCATAGATTTGTCATTTGTGTCAATTAGCTCAGTGAAACCTAGTCACATCCCATACACATACAACAACAAGCCAACCCTGATCTTTTGGGATTCAGGCTTTGGCGTTGTAGTATTTTTTTTGGCTAGGAAACAAGCTCAAGAATAGGCCGTAATTGTGCTATATACTCCACTGTCTGCACGCAATAGGTTTATGAGAACAAATAGCCTATCTACCTGCATGATCCTAATCAATGGTAGCAACAACAAAACTGTGGTTTCTCTAATTTTGTTGTATGTAACATTTCATCACAGGTCTTAATGTCAACTGTTTCATTGAGAAGAACAAAAGAGCAAAATTTGATTGTGTTGCCATCAAAATCCGTAGAGACTCATTATGTGGAACTTTCGCAAGAAGAACGTGATTTATATGATCGTATGGAAGAAGAAGCCAAGCAGGTTGTTGGGAAATACATCAATGATGGTACTGTGACACGCAACTATTCTACGGTCCTCAGCATTATATTGAGGCTTCGCCAAATTTGTACGGATGTTGCATTGTGCCCACATGATATCAAATCTTTGGTCCCTCCTGACAATGTTCAAGGTTGCCTTTCTTTGATCATCCTTCATCTTTTCCTGCTTAGGATTATCATCCTGGAAGGGTTTTTTGTGTATTCTTTCGGTTGTCAAATGACAGCTTCATTAGATTCATTAGTTACCTTGTCTTTGTTCCATCTTCAATTCTAAGCTCTGCCTTCTATTTGGTGCAATCGTTTATTGTCGCACCACAACTTGGTTGTTGCTTTGTCTGTGATTGATTCTACATGCTTGAAAATTACCATTACTGTTGTACTACCCACTTAGATACTAGAATCCCATTTAAGATCATGCAAGATAACACCATAGACAGGATTTAAGGTAGTAATGGAAAGTTAGGGCACTAGTGAGTGTTGATATTGATATCTTTTAAGAAAGTATGGTTTGGCGTTATCAATCTTTTCCAGACTTtgatcatagtttctatgaTTGGGATATGTGGgggtatgatgatgatctttttagtataattttttcttaCTATAATCTTGATGAAGTGTTTAATATTTGGTAACTATAttcattgttttatttttaccaTCTTGCAGATGTGTCAAATAATCCCGAACTGCTTACGAAGCTAATGTCAATGCTGCAAGATACTGAAGATGACTTCGACTGTCCGATTTGTATTTCTCCACCGACAAACCTCGTAATCACACGTTGTGCTCATATATTCTGTCGTGCCTGCATCATTAAGACCTTGAAGCATACAAAATCCAGCTGCCCTATGTGCCGTAATCCCTTGTCAGAGTCCGATCTTTACTCAGGCCCACCACAGTTGTCAGATAGTGCAAGCACATCCTCATCATCGCACCAATCTTCTTCAAAAGCTTCGGCTTTATTGAAACTCCTCGTGGAGAACCGGAATGTTAAATCAGTTGTGTTCTCTCAATTCCGCAAGATGTTACTGTTACTCGAAGAGCCACTCAAAGCTGCAGGATTCAAGACACTGCGGTTGGATGGTACATTGTCGGCCAAAAAGAGAGCACAAGTGATCCAGGATTTTCACATCCTCGAACCAGATTCACCTACTGTTTTACTTGCCAGTCTCAAAGCTTCTGGTACAGGTATCAATCTTACAGCTGCTTCTGTTGTCTACTTATTTGAGCCTTGGTGGAATCCAGCAACCGAGGAACAAGCCATGGACCGTGTTCATAGAATCGGTCAGAGAAAAGAAGTGAAGATCCTGAGGATCATTGCTCGAAACACAATAGAAGAGAAAGTGTTGGAGTTGCAGGAGAAAAAGAAACAACTAGCTAGAGGAGCTTTTGATAGAAAAGGGGCAGAGAATAAGAGCAATGTAGGAGACCTGTGTAGGCTTATTTCATTGTCTGTGTAATTCCCTTTTCAGTTATGCCCGAAAATGGCTCTAACGCATATTAGGGCGGTTTTGTGTTGATTTTTGTGATGTAAAGCTAAAACGTCCTCAGTTTTTCGTTATTTTGGTATGTCGTAAGCAAGAATTAAGGTGAGCTTGGTAGAGTAAATATTAGTACTATGTTCTAACTTCCAAGGAAACTActtattgttcttgttaataCATACAagtattcttaattgatcacaATTATGTTCTACCACTTCATCACCGTATAATGTCTTCGGCATCAGAAGGGATTCTTAGATACTTCTGGCTAAGTTTGTTCGTTTTGCAGACATCACATCGTCGATGGAGATGAAAATTGATCACCAGTGTTGATGTTGAAGTCCAATTAAACCAAGCATCACGTCATGTAGTCAAGACTCAAGCATGTAAGATCAAGACACAATTTATAGTGTTTCTAAACTAAAAGGACACTAATCCCACtatttttcaatattatatTTTCCCAGAAAATTGACTTATTAGAAACCTCTTATTCAAGTGTGTGAGAATGTCTAGTAGTTAAAAGTTTTCGTTACGAAAGGTTTTGGATCTCAACAATGGTGAAAAAGTAGTTAAAATAAGAGGAAAACCGAGCATCAATTTAGAATCAAAAGCCAAaaagcaagttttattttctattcaacaatacattaagAAATATTGCTTATAAATAAAGAACTCATTCATTAGAGCTCAAAGATTTACTCTTATGATAAAGTTCTCATTCTAATACAAAGAAGACACTCGTAGACCATAGTTATTCTGAACCCTATTTCTCACATTGTATTAGCCAAAATACCCAAATATTGATTTTAGCgcatcatcatcctacctagTGTAtttcgctcatagaaaaactatggacagggtctagggagggaaggacggcggcaactcatacccataaaggagagcgcgaccaaaggagtcccccgactcgagaaagataataagacgtagctacacggaaagataaattaaatgcatataaataaaataaataagtagaaccaactacagaagaaaacaaaaagaatacaaaactaataataaaagaaacgagattATATGTCAATAGGAAAATATTCCCAAAAGAACATTATATGTCACACAAATGCAGCAAAACTAAAAAACGCGACAAAAATTTCTGTCTACAAGTGCTCGAAAGAGCACCCTGCATCAGTGCCCCTTTTGCTTCCGTTGAAACTACAACACCAAGCCAACTCGATTCCCTTGCATCCCCATCACATCCCTCATCAATGTATACCATTGGATGAGCTATTTTGAAATCATTCTTGGCACTTGATAATCACCTTATTTTAAAACATCCACCATTATCAAATAATTATATGAAGTATAGCTAACAAGTAAATGCATTCAAGCCATCTAACCCTGATGCCAACTCGAAAACCAAAAACTAAGTCAAAATTCTAATGTTAAAGCTTCCTTtattttttacgcaatttaatattatttcctttatttatatcttgctttatataatataactaaaaaaatagataatacaatagtaaatatataatatgattGGATAAGAAACCGTAGCAAAATTTGATCAATTACATTTTGATCATTGAAagctataaaaaaaactaataatatgaaaatatacatttagacgaattaaaaataatttcacatttctacttaaatatataatttcttataaaataatcgtaatatataaaataagagtaagtaataagtaaaaaaaaatatatatataatcttaaaGTTGATTCCCATGTGATAAAATGGATGGGATGTAAAGTTTGGTATACTTATCTTACTTTTGTTGACTTTGGATGTGAAACCAGATAAGAGAAACTCTATTTTATACCAAGTCAAACACTAGGGGTCTTTCTCTTCTTATACTACTGTATTACTTTCCCTTTTTGTTGtaatttcatttactttttcatgttcattaaaataatattttaatttttaatatctctaattatgtatatttaaatattataaaaaattgatattaattatcttttcattgaaacaaataaaacaaaatttaagttgaaaatattttaccttattgattaaaaataaagtacaaattaaaaataataagaaaatagtaACCCAAATATAAATAAGACTACTAGAATGAATAAGAAGAAGTATTACATTTAatcaatatttttgtttttagaaatTAATGGAAATTATTAAATATGTATGAATATAACTAAAATTAAGAGAAATAAGAGTAAATGTGTGAATATAAAGAATTCGTTGGGGCAGAGGAATATCATGTTAAAACaatatttttggtatgggttaaGATCAGGGAACTCGTTATGGGAGGTTTGGAGCATGCATGGAGTATGATAGTAGATTAGATGTCTATGATACCCGGATACGGACAAGAATAAATCCAAATAAAAACAAGCGGAGCTTCATGAAAATACATAGTGGACTTGAACAGATTGGATTAATTTAGTTTGACATGTCttgaaatttaataataaaggaTCGGATTAGAGTCCCCAACGTGTTATATAAGTATAATCGGAACAATCAACCATGAAGTGTCAATAGCATAAGAGAAGTCATCACCAACTAAAATGGACTAAAAAGAAAACAACCAAAACAATTGCATGCTAACCGTGCCCCTTATTTACATCGTATTATTAAGTGGATACGGGCTTGACTAGATCCAGATAAAAACAGGTCGAACTTTACGAAAATAAATAACAGACTTAAACAGATTGAATTAATTTAGTTTGACATGTCTCGaaatttagtaataaaaatCGGATGTGGACCCCAACATGTTGCATAAGTATAATGAGAACAACCAACCTTGAAGTGTCCAAAGCATAAGAGAAGTCATCACCAACTAAAATGGACTAAAGAAAACGGAGAAAATGTTGTATCCTAACCCCTTATTTACGTCCTACTATTAAATGGATATAAATGCATCATGTAAAACCATTTCATATGTATCCTTCGTTATAAATACTtgatcatcaaaaaaaaaaaaaagcaaagaaaCAATGTTAGTTCATTCATCAACAATGTTTATGTTTGCCATCCTAAAATTACAACTAGCCtttttaatattcaatcatCCCGTAATCCTTGTAATTGAATCAAGGACTTTAAGCCTCGATTCAGACAAGGATGCCTTAATAAATTTCCGATCCCAAATGAGCCTCGACCCATCAAATCCTTTATCAACATGGGATAAAAACTCGTCTCCATGCAATTGGACAAGGGTTGTATGTAACAAGTTTAAACAAAGAGTTATTGCTCTTGACTTGTCAAGCTTACAACTTGTTGGTTCTATAAGCTCTCATATAGGCAATCTCTCATTCCTACAATCcttacaacttcaaaacaaccAATTATCTAACTCGATACCAAATGAAGTATGTAATCTACTTCGTTTGAAAGTTCTCAACCTGAGCACGAACAACTTACAAGGTTCGATTCCATCGAATATAAGTAAGTTGCGCGAGCTCATGGTTATGGACTTGACTATGAATAACATTTCAGGGAGGATTCCGAAAGAAGTTAGTTTCCTCCCAAGACTCAGAGTCCTAAACTTAGCTAGCAACAAACTTTCTGGCCCTATTCCGCCATCTCTAGGGAATCTTACTTCGATGAAAATCTTAGATTTAGGGACTAATGCTCTTAGCGGCACAATCCCTAGTGAGTTACACCATCTTAGGAGCCTCGAACATCTTGATCTTAGTATTAACAACCTTACCGGCACAGTCCCTACACCTATCTATAATATGTCATCTTTAGTCTTCTTAGCCTTGGCTTCAAACCAATTGTGGGGTGAACTTCCTTATAATGTTGGTGAAACCTTACCGAATCTCATTACTTTCTATTTTTGCATCAATAAGTTCACCGGAAGAATTCCTGGCTCGTTACAAAACCTTACGAATATCCAAGTGATTCGTATGGCTCACAATCGCCTCACAGGAACTATACCTCCGGGTTTAGGGAACCTTCCCTTCCTTAAGATGTACAACATTGGCTACAACAATATAGTCAATCACTTAGGTGAGGAAAATGGTCTTGACTTCATAACTTCTTTAGCTAATAGTACTCAACTCAACTTTCTCGCCTTCGATGGAAATCTTCTAGAAGGCTTCATCCCTGACTCTATAGGAAATCTATCGAAGGTACTCTCGAAGTTATATATGGGGCAAAATCAAATCCATGGTAGCATACCGAGCTCAATTGGTAAACTCATTGGCTTATCTTTGTTGAACATAAGCAACAATGAGATTACTGGCTCATTACCTAATGAACTTAGTCATTTACAAGATTTGCAAGTCTTGGATATGGCTATGAATCATATTTCCGGGGTGATTCCAGGATCGATGGGTGTTCTTACAAAGCTAACTAAACTCGATGTATCAGGAAACAAATTGTCGGGTTCAATTCCTAGCTCTTTTCGAGGTTTCAATCTCGGTTACATAGATTTATCATCTAATTTGCTTAATGGCACCATACCTAAAGAGATTCTTACCCTCTCTGGTTTAAGCACACTAAATTTGTCCAACAATCATTTTGATGGGCAGTTACCAGATGAACTTGAGCTACTAACTACAATCATTACCATTGATCTTTCGAACAATCGATTGTCGGGGAGGATTCCTAACTCCATTTCAAATTGCAAGAACTTGGAGACTTTGAATATGGCTAGAAATCTTTTCTCTGGTTCTATTCCAAGTTCTTTGGAAAATTTGTTAGCCCTTCAAGTTTTAAATCTTTCTCATAACCAATTATCTGGTTCCATTCCTTCTAATTTCACACTCTTGAATGCTACTCAATCTTTAGATCTATCCTTTAACAATCTTGAAGGAGAACTTCCATGTGGAGGGATCTTTACAAACCTTTCTAAAGTCCATTTACAAGGCAACCCAAAAATTTCCTTGCACTTAGCATGTGAGAATGCACAAGTAGTTGATCATGATCATACTCGAAAATTTAGCAATAtcgatattgttattgtttcgGTGGTAGTTTTCGTGACGTTCTTAGTAGTTGGCTCCTTCATTTTCGTAATCAGGAAGAAAAAGGCAAAGTTAAGTAGAACTGCAGACTCCAAGTTCGAAGGATTTTACATGGTTAAATATGATGAACTTCGTCTTGCCACTCAAGGTTTTAGTGAGGAGCATTTGATAGGACGAGGAGGTTTTGGACAGGTTTTCAAAGGGTACTTAAAGGATAACATGGTTGTCGCGATTAAGGTACTTGACATGAAACTAAGCACTACTTGGAAGAGCTTTCTTGCAGAGTGTGAAGCTTTAAGGAATGTAAGGCACCGGAATCTTGTTAAGTTGATAACTTCTTGTTCgagtttggataacaaaaacaTGGAATTTCTTGCTCTTGTTTATGAGTTCCTTGGTAATGGAAGCTTAGAAGATTGGATGAAGGgtaagagaaagaaagaagatgGAGATGGTTTGAACTTAATGGAAAGATTGAGTGTGGTTATTGATGTTGCTTGTGCTTTAGATTATCTGCACCATGATAGTGAAGTCCCTGTGGTGCATTGTGATTTAAAACCTAGCAACATTCTACTTGATGAAGATTTTACGGCGAAAATCGGAGATTTTGGGTTGGCTAAGTTGTTAATGGAGAGAATGGGTGATCCATATTCCATTAGTTCTTCCCATGTTTTGAAGGGTGCTATTGGGTATATGCCCCCAGGTTAGTATCTTTATGTACACTATGATTATCTTTTTCTTATCCATCTAGGCAGTGCTTAGGGATCAGAGTACACAATCTTATATTTGTGAAAACAGAGTTATTTCTAAATGACCCTCCGTCTAGGCAGTGTTTAGGGATCAGATGTACGCAATCTTATGTTTATGAAAACAAAGGAATTATTTCCGAGTGACACTTGATAGCAAACAAACAAATGTTGATGAAAATTTTGTGATTAATTGCAGAGTATGGACTCGGAGTGAAGCCATCAACAGCAGGAGATACATACAGCTTTGGAGTAACATTATTGGAGTTATTTACAGGAAAAAGCCCTAGCCATGAGAGTTTTACAGGAGAACAAGGTTTGATTGCATGGGTTCAATCGTGTGTTCCGACTCAAATGATGGAGCAACTGTTAGATCCTGAGCTGCGTACACAGTTACGCAAACAAGCAAACGATGGTGATTACGACCTTGAACAAATTAAAACCCCTGATGAACATTTGGAATGTTGTTTGGTGACAATTTTTGAGGTAGGATTATCGTGCACTGCTGCTCATCCTGATAGGCGTATTACCATGACCAAGGCTCTAAACAAGCTTAAAGCTGTTAGAAACAAGCTAATTAAATATTAGGCATATTCTATCAAGTACTTTACGTTATAAGGTTGATTTGTAGCATATACTTTCTATCAGAGTTATAGTATTATGGATGTCTTGTTGCCATAGTATAGTAGTATGTAAGCTAGTTAATATAAGCATTGTAAAATAACATATGCGGATGGTATTAGACGTTTTTGCAAGTATAAGTGAGTTTGTCGCAAGTTACTCGAACCAATATGGTGTTGTTTTAAAAGATATTGTATGTATGATTACGCGCTTCAAATCAATTTATCGAAAGTTGCATGAAATGAAAATAGGTAACATATAGCAGATGAAAAATGCTCTTTGATTATGAAAACATGTCCTTGCATAAATGTTGGTGCAACTGTTATGCACCAACACTCAGCTCCCTACAAACTCATTGATGGCGAGGGCACGAGCGATCTAATTCAGGATTTATTAACAATTTATACAATGTAAAATTCTTATACAGATTATATTATAATCCTTGAGATGGGGTATATAATAATTATGGAGCCTTCCAAAATTTGATCCACCCCTAAACTCTAAGCTCGGTTCAAGTTGAACCCTAATTATCGTTCTTTCACGAGCTATGACTTGAAGCTTTACCCAATGATGTAAAGCTGAGCCTGCCATACACAAGAATCAAAATATAAAGCTTAATGAAGTCGTGAACGAAATCAGTAAGCTCCACAAAGCACATTAAAACGATAAGTGAATGTGATAGTCAATGAGTACCTGATAAGCGGCTTATTTTGTACAGGTGCAGAGCTTATTCGAACAGGAGCAGGCATTGAAAGCTCAGCAGGCTGCATAAAAGAAAACatacaaaatcaataaaaacaagATAATCGTTTGACCAACAGAGAAAAGGGAAACTATGGAATAGAATGAGACCTCAAGCTCCTCTAAACTCCCATTAGGGAATGAACAGGAGGTGGCTGCAGTAACACCAGGAATTGCAACTTCCAGCAGTGCATTCACAGGCAAGGACTCCTCCAAGAGCTTTGTGGCTTCTCCAGAATGTTCAACTTGATTAGCATTTTCCATAACATCCAGCTCATCCAACTCAGATATATCTTGGTGAGCGTCGTATGGTCCAGACATGATCTTTTCAATTGCCAACTTTTCCTCCTCCTTGGAATTGGATGAAGCAGCAGGTGCTGAAGTGGTCCTGAGAGGAGGAATTTGTTGGACAGGTCCATCAAGTTCGCCATAATTTGCAGTATGCAACACTTCTGAGTCACCTGTGTCAGTCCTTGTATCAATTTGTCCAACCATTTCAAGATGATTCTCCACCTTTACAAAAGAAGTTGCACTGCTGATAGGACTACCGACACCACTTCCCCCATCTAAAGGCAACGATGTTGCGCCCCTGGGAAGTCCCACACTAGTCATTGGATCATCATTTATCCTTCTCTTCTTCGCATCATCTAGCTTATCCAAACCCGGTTTCATGTCAAACGATCTCTTGCTTTCTCCAGAAGATTTAGCAGGACGAGGTCTAATACCCCCAGGAAATACAAAAGCAGGTATACTTCTTCGTTTGACATGGCTTACACGGATCTCCATTCCAGGTTTCCATAGAGAATACATATTAACAGTTTGCTTAAAATCATCAACGGTCATCCTTATATCAAACTGTTCGCCTTCACCAGCAGGAACTTCCTTTTTACGTTGCAAACCCATGAAATAACAGCATCGAAAAGGTCTGGATTTATCAGCGAATTCACCTGGGTGAGGATGGCACTGAAGCATGTTATAAGTGCTCCTTTCTATCTGGATGTGGAAAAAcagaaatttttcaaaaaacagtTTAAAATGTTCCTAATTCCTATAGTATCAAGTACTATCGTCCATCTGTACAGTTGCATTACCTTTAATGTAAGTGTTCGAAGACGGGACTCAACCCATCCCTTCCATTTACGATAGTCATCAGCATTTTCGGCGTTAATGTCGATCTGTAGATAGTTTTTATATGCTTCAAAGAAAGGAAAAGGCTCAAAAAGCGTATCCCAGTCGGCCTTGTTAGATTCCATAGCCTGAAAGTGCATGCAGTCATCCAACAGAAACATGAGCACAGTTATCTTATACAAAAGTTAATAGTATGACTATCACTAAAATAACAGACAACCAAAATGCAGATCATATGCCAGATACCTCACCATATGCTTCAGGTACTAATTAAAATCACAGATGAACCGAATTATACTTTTCGAGAGACAAAAGTCTAATGTGACATAAAATCTTAAATCATAGAGACTATGCAGAGCTTCCTAATGCAGGGCAACACCGTACACAATCCTCCCTCCCTACACAACCTctctaaattaattttaaaaagggaGGCATGATACATGCAGGTATCTTTAGAGAAACATGTTTCCATATGTAAGGAAAAACATAATATGAACACAATTAAAGAAACAATACCGCACAAATTTCTTGTCCCCTCTGGAACTCTTCTGTCAAAATGCGCAGAGTGCTTGCTGAGACATTATAACTAGAGTTCATACATGGATATGCAGGAGTTATTATAGGCATCAAGTGGTATCTATCCTTGGGATTCTTCCTTGGATCCCAAACTTGCAGACCAAGAGACCCCTCTTCAATCTCACAAAGCAAGACAGGATTGGGCCACCTCCATTGAGTAAAAACCCTGAAGAACCGAGAGACCAACATATTGGGCAAAGCGTTGGGGTACAATTGACAAATTCGAGCAACTAGTAGTGCCCAATTAATACCGCCAAGGAAACCCGCAACCTGAaaacaaattggaaataatattaacaaagcCAATACTGGAAAAGGAACCACTTTGATAGTGATGATAGCAGCCATTGGACCTAAAAGCCCGCTTCAAGACATCCAATGGGTGTAAAACATCACTTACATTTGAATAAACCCCACGACGTTTTGCCCAAAATCTCATGCACCTAAGTGCTGTACGGAAATTCTGCAACCACAAGAAAAAAgagtattatataattattttaaataagaaaagaatTGCCTAGAAATCTCAACTTCAAACAGttacaagaacaataataacTCTCATAGATAGCATAAACACATAATATCAAACTGAAGCAGCATCACAGACCTGTATATTTGGTACCAAACGCAAAATTTGATCAGTAACTCTGCAACCATTCAAACTGCGAACAGTCTGATCATCTGCATTTTGCAAAATCAAATCTTGGGAGATATCTAAATCCTACAAGAAAGGATATGAACCAAAACAGAAaagcattaaaataaaaaaaacaaaaaaatgccAAAGTCTTGATCTCAATATATGGAGAAGC
This genomic interval carries:
- the LOC130827650 gene encoding probable LRR receptor-like serine/threonine-protein kinase At3g47570; its protein translation is MLVHSSTMFMFAILKLQLAFLIFNHPVILVIESRTLSLDSDKDALINFRSQMSLDPSNPLSTWDKNSSPCNWTRVVCNKFKQRVIALDLSSLQLVGSISSHIGNLSFLQSLQLQNNQLSNSIPNEVCNLLRLKVLNLSTNNLQGSIPSNISKLRELMVMDLTMNNISGRIPKEVSFLPRLRVLNLASNKLSGPIPPSLGNLTSMKILDLGTNALSGTIPSELHHLRSLEHLDLSINNLTGTVPTPIYNMSSLVFLALASNQLWGELPYNVGETLPNLITFYFCINKFTGRIPGSLQNLTNIQVIRMAHNRLTGTIPPGLGNLPFLKMYNIGYNNIVNHLGEENGLDFITSLANSTQLNFLAFDGNLLEGFIPDSIGNLSKVLSKLYMGQNQIHGSIPSSIGKLIGLSLLNISNNEITGSLPNELSHLQDLQVLDMAMNHISGVIPGSMGVLTKLTKLDVSGNKLSGSIPSSFRGFNLGYIDLSSNLLNGTIPKEILTLSGLSTLNLSNNHFDGQLPDELELLTTIITIDLSNNRLSGRIPNSISNCKNLETLNMARNLFSGSIPSSLENLLALQVLNLSHNQLSGSIPSNFTLLNATQSLDLSFNNLEGELPCGGIFTNLSKVHLQGNPKISLHLACENAQVVDHDHTRKFSNIDIVIVSVVVFVTFLVVGSFIFVIRKKKAKLSRTADSKFEGFYMVKYDELRLATQGFSEEHLIGRGGFGQVFKGYLKDNMVVAIKVLDMKLSTTWKSFLAECEALRNVRHRNLVKLITSCSSLDNKNMEFLALVYEFLGNGSLEDWMKGKRKKEDGDGLNLMERLSVVIDVACALDYLHHDSEVPVVHCDLKPSNILLDEDFTAKIGDFGLAKLLMERMGDPYSISSSHVLKGAIGYMPPEYGLGVKPSTAGDTYSFGVTLLELFTGKSPSHESFTGEQGLIAWVQSCVPTQMMEQLLDPELRTQLRKQANDGDYDLEQIKTPDEHLECCLVTIFEVGLSCTAAHPDRRITMTKALNKLKAVRNKLIKY
- the LOC130827660 gene encoding nuclear poly(A) polymerase 1; the encoded protein is MASSGADNRHNGHGQRLGITEPISFGGPTDYDVTKTHELEKYLENVGLYESQEEAVRREEVLGRLDQIVKFWVKTISRAKGLNEQFVQEANAKIFTFGSYRLGVHGPGADIDTLCVGPRHATREEDFFGELQRMLSEMPEVTELHPVPDAHVPVMGFKLNGVSIDLLYARLSLWVIPEDLDISQDLILQNADDQTVRSLNGCRVTDQILRLVPNIQNFRTALRCMRFWAKRRGVYSNVAGFLGGINWALLVARICQLYPNALPNMLVSRFFRVFTQWRWPNPVLLCEIEEGSLGLQVWDPRKNPKDRYHLMPIITPAYPCMNSSYNVSASTLRILTEEFQRGQEICAAMESNKADWDTLFEPFPFFEAYKNYLQIDINAENADDYRKWKGWVESRLRTLTLKIERSTYNMLQCHPHPGEFADKSRPFRCCYFMGLQRKKEVPAGEGEQFDIRMTVDDFKQTVNMYSLWKPGMEIRVSHVKRRSIPAFVFPGGIRPRPAKSSGESKRSFDMKPGLDKLDDAKKRRINDDPMTSVGLPRGATSLPLDGGSGVGSPISSATSFVKVENHLEMVGQIDTRTDTGDSEVLHTANYGELDGPVQQIPPLRTTSAPAASSNSKEEEKLAIEKIMSGPYDAHQDISELDELDVMENANQVEHSGEATKLLEESLPVNALLEVAIPGVTAATSCSFPNGSLEELEPAELSMPAPVRISSAPVQNKPLIRLSFTSLGKASSHSS